The Cylindrospermum stagnale PCC 7417 genome segment ACCTGTTCCTATGGGCACTGACTGATCGACTCCTAAGCGGAGGTAAGAACCGCTGGTTGGTTGCAAGGGGTTGTTACGGCGATCGCGCTGTGCCCCTAGTTGGAATAGTAGCAAATCATCTTCACCTTTCCCCGATTGGCTTAGGGGAATGAGTTCTCCTGGTACTCCATTTGTGAAGATTGTTCCCTCTTTTCTAATATCGCCATCGGCATCACGGGTAGAAACTCTTTGATACTGCAAGCCAGCTGAAGCAGTCCATTCAGATTCTTTGTAGGGATTGGCGGAAAGGGGACGGGTAAAGGTGACACCACCACCGAGACGGGTAATGCGGGGGCGATCGCCTTCTGTTGTACCCGCTTCAAAAGTCTCAATATCGTTATCCTTGCCATCAAAAATTAAAGAAATTGAACGACGGCGGAAAACATTGGCTGTGTAAGAAGTCCGATAGGGGTCTCCTGCTATCCAAGGATCTGTAAACCGGAGGTCAAATAGTAGTTCCCGTTGTCCCACTTGTACCTCGGCTCCCAGTTTTTGGTTTCTTCCCCCTAAGTTTTGCTGCTGATAGCTAACAGTACCAAACAGTCCACTAGAAGAACTAATCCCTGCCCCGGCGGCGATAGAGCCACTGCTGCGTTCAGCGACATTCACCACTACATCCACCTTGCTGGGGTCAGTACCAGGATCAAGAGAGACGTTTACATCTTCAAATAGACCAAGTCCAAATACGCGCTGTAGGTCTTTTTGTACTAGGTTCCGGTTGAATACTTGTCCTGGCTTTAACTCCAATTCCCGTTTAATAATATACTCCCGCGTCTGACCCCGAATCGGGTTTCCCTTGTCGTCTACCTCCTGACCCTCTTTATTGCGGAAGCGGACTTTAACGTTCTCCACAACCCCTTCTGCTACTTTGAGGGTGACAACTCCATTTTCTGCGACTTGCGGCGCTCCAATCACGTTCGCTAGCACATAACCTTGGTCTTGATATCGCTTGGTTAACTGCTTCACCCCTTCCTGCAAGTCACGCAAGTTGAGGATTTTGCCGTACTGTTCGCGAAAGATTTCATCTACAGTATTGTTCGGGAGTACGGAGGCAACACCAGTGCCAGGATTGGCTTGCACCTCTACCTTACTCAGGACGGGGTTAGGCTGTACTACAAAGCTCACCCGCACGCCCAATGGTGTATCTTCTGGCACTGCTTGGACGTTGGCAAAAAAGCCTGTACCAAAGATGGCATTAATATCTTCTTGTAGTTGGGAGCGGGTTGTTGTCTGTCCTGGTTGGGTACGAATTACTTTGTAAACTTGGTCTTCCAGTTCCGAGGAAATTTGCCCTGTTTCCGATTGGACTAATACTTCCGACACCAGCACGCGGGGTTCAGCCGCTTCGGGCGTCGTCGGAAAAACAGGTGGCGCTGTTGGTGGATTAATGTCCTCTTGAGTGGGATTAGTCTGAGAATCTGGAGCAGGCGTTGGTTGAGGAGTAGAGTTTGGAGTGCTTTGCGGGATTTGTGCCGTGATTGGGGCGATCGCCGTTGGTAATTTCACCTCTGTTGTCCCTAGTGCTGTTGTGTTGGCGGTTAGGGTGATTGGGGTGATCGCCGTTGGTAATTTCACCTCTGTTGTCCCTAGTGCGGCTGCGTTCGAGGTTGGGGTTATTGGCGTTGACAAGGTTGGGACTATAACCTCTGGCGTCCCCATCGCTGCTGAGTTACCTGTTGAGACTTTGACAACTGGGGACTGGTAAGGCTCTGTCTCCACAACTACTGCTGTTAGCTTGGGGTGAGATTCTCGACTTTCACTAGCGTGACTTTTTCCGATATCTGTTTCTGGCTGCTGATTTGTTTCTGTTGTGAAAACCTCTGTTGTCTGCTTGAAAGAGTTAGCGGTTTGTGCATTTGCGCTCAGAGAGCCGCCCAAAGGGGTTGCA includes the following:
- a CDS encoding BamA/TamA family outer membrane protein, translating into MRLSPGLIVAVAIATPLGGSLSANAQTANSFKQTTEVFTTETNQQPETDIGKSHASESRESHPKLTAVVVETEPYQSPVVKVSTGNSAAMGTPEVIVPTLSTPITPTSNAAALGTTEVKLPTAITPITLTANTTALGTTEVKLPTAIAPITAQIPQSTPNSTPQPTPAPDSQTNPTQEDINPPTAPPVFPTTPEAAEPRVLVSEVLVQSETGQISSELEDQVYKVIRTQPGQTTTRSQLQEDINAIFGTGFFANVQAVPEDTPLGVRVSFVVQPNPVLSKVEVQANPGTGVASVLPNNTVDEIFREQYGKILNLRDLQEGVKQLTKRYQDQGYVLANVIGAPQVAENGVVTLKVAEGVVENVKVRFRNKEGQEVDDKGNPIRGQTREYIIKRELELKPGQVFNRNLVQKDLQRVFGLGLFEDVNVSLDPGTDPSKVDVVVNVAERSSGSIAAGAGISSSSGLFGTVSYQQQNLGGRNQKLGAEVQVGQRELLFDLRFTDPWIAGDPYRTSYTANVFRRRSISLIFDGKDNDIETFEAGTTEGDRPRITRLGGGVTFTRPLSANPYKESEWTASAGLQYQRVSTRDADGDIRKEGTIFTNGVPGELIPLSQSGKGEDDLLLFQLGAQRDRRNNPLQPTSGSYLRLGVDQSVPIGTGNILLTRLRGNYSQYFPVKFIGKKPQTLAFNLQGGTVLGDLPPYEAFTIGGSNSVRGYEEGGLGSGRSYVQASVEYRFPVFSVVSGALFFDIGSDLGTSTKTAEVLNKNGSGYGYGLGVRVQSPLGPIRIDYGLNDDGDSRINFGIGERF